One genomic segment of Syngnathus acus chromosome 1, fSynAcu1.2, whole genome shotgun sequence includes these proteins:
- the nup133 gene encoding nuclear pore complex protein Nup133 isoform X1, with protein sequence MFSPRSGPSSARRQQNRTPARRTSSSLLLTPRRTPLSARATPSREQSHAAADGLNYDVQTFGSSLPVKVMEALTMLNGEERISVKVSESGWAWLVYGDRLIIWKVCQTAVAKLCVCKELQLPASQSDYTAERVAVTSSGPLDAAPVQAVSVLAVTAEGAARLWPSLSQEGNYAEADLDLGDLCAFVVAVNGGSFVVSSAKSRMLRVGCDGSRRLQYRALQQGQGVLSGIGRRVSSLFGILSPPTNDTLNGVLWVGATGRLYALSNSRLSKWEVDESWEQQTISWDIPQALNESIADAIWGSEGNYEEMRDGVNVTFLDVKLGQLGLVILAAAWHPSDTPCVAYFCLVTLQDLGAAISNQFTVEVTNYNPPFQSESELRSTRLLLPPSTGATAFLYNEELVFACSTGSGRAGPPDEKIPFNDSGDAIRGGGCCANLPVVFSQNSGLVAVVARESASILPETVEESLCSSLAAATPEVSMMEQPGRADPVAQEDKPKRLKAAFLQFCRNDLLGAQALTNELFPTGDEAVESGELDAMVIQMNLDLLDDYPASDPRWAESVPDESAGFPLTSLIILHQLEDKMKAHNCFMDFLLRVGLLERLGRFRVRSSPMATRLLLCEHAEKLQAAMVLKNQHSKHGELVNRAIAAALHRNDVTVPASLTGADVFFREVSQISTIFDCLLEEEERSLREKPVDSVQWAEVVLTVNVIIKDMLHAAGQYRESKASMYRASERADVDAEYVPWTALGGPGGVRTVISRQHELILHSMYPHADSELRGVLCEQLVALLDFYLGGYVAQLNSLKRQQGQERYNSLEMEYSQRRYELLAPLLELGQYQWVAALAEKYCDFDILVQMCELTDNQSRLQHYMSKFADQNFADFLFRWYMEKGKRGKLLSQPAAQHQQLAGFLQAHQHLSWLLDIHVQQYHTAHETLYKQAKAETRYFAKKKTLLALSKLAALASQLPEDQLAKQVDEIVEQERFLLHQETLPRQLLEDKQQNPDTMPLLSAHQLVQLYICDDNRRANEYDFKKALDLLQYIHEQEDDINIHSLKCQILGTVLRRDDWSSVDGNDDPLEAAKDSVFVKILGMLTQEGVRLQTYLPEVKELLELDELSALRSKPYFEFVLRANYEHYLQAQM encoded by the exons ATGTTTTCTCCGCGTTCCGGCCCGAGTTCGGCCCGCCGGCAGCAGAACAGAACCCCGGCCAGGAGAACGTCCAGCAGCCTGCTGCTCACCCCGCGGAGGACACCTCTGTCGGCGAG AGCAACCCCCAGTCGCGAGCAGAGCCATGCCGCCGCCGATGGCCTCAACTATGACGTGCAAACGTTCGGCTCTTCGCTTCCTGTCAAAGTGATGGAGGCACTGACCATGCTCAATG GCGAGGAGCGGATCTCGGTGAAGGTGAGCGAAAGCGGCTGGGCCTGGCTGGTTTACGGAGACAGACTCATCATCTGGAAGGTCTGCCAGACGGCCGTGGCCAAG CTGTGCGTGTGCAAAGAGCTGCAGCTGCCCGCAAGCCAATCCGACTACACGGCCGAGCGCGTGGCCGTGACGTCGTCCGGCCCGCTGGACGCTGCCCCCGTGCAGGCCGTATCCGTGCTGGCCGTGACGGCCGAGGGCGCGGCTCGCTTGTGGCCCAGCTTGTCGCAGGAGGGCAACTACGCCGAGGCCGACCTGGACCTGGGAGACTTGTGCGCCTTTGTGGTGGCGGTCAAT GGCGGCAGCTTTGTGGTGTCCTCGGCTAAGAGTCGCATGTTGCGGGTCGGGTGCGACGGTTCCCGAAGGCTTCAGTACCGAGCGCTGCAACAGGGCCAAGGCGTGTTGTCGGGCATCGGGCGCCGAGTGTCTAGCCTGTTCGGCATCCTGTCGCCGCCTACCAACGACACC ctAAACGGCGTGCTGTGGGTGGGCGCCACCGGCCGGCTGTATGCGCTGAGCAACTCCCGCCTCAGCAAGTGGGAAGTGGACGAGAGCTGGGAGCAACAGACGATCAGCTGGGACATCCCGCAAGCTCTGAACGAGAGCATCGCCGACGCCATTTGG GGCTCGGAGGGCAACTACGAGGAGATGCGAGACGGCGTCAATGTGACCTTTCTGGACGTGAAGCTCGGCCA GCTCGGGCTGGTGATCCTGGCCGCCGCCTGGCACCCGTCCGACACGCCCTGCGTGGCTTACTTCTGCCTGGTCACACTGCAGGACCTGGGCGCCGCCATCTCCAATCAGTTCACCGTGGAAGTCACCAACTATAATCCCCCCTTCCAG AGCGAGTCTGAGCTGCGCTCCACGCGACTCCTGTTGCCACCTTCTACCGGCGCCACCGCCTTCCTCTACAACGAGGAGCTCGTCTTCGCCTGCTCCACGGGAAGCGGCAGGGCGGGCCCCCCCGACGAGAAGATCCCCTTCAACGACTCCG GCGACGCCAtacgcggcggcggctgctgcGCCAACCTGCCCGTCGTCTTCTCCCAGAATAGCGGCCTGGTCGCCGTGGTGGCCCGGGAGAGCGCCTCTATCCTGCCCGAGACCGTGGAGGAATCGCTGTGTTCGTCTCTGGCGGCGGCGACGCCAGAA GTGTCCATGATGGAGCAGCCCGGTCGAGCTGATCCCGTCGCTCAAGAGGACAAACCCAAGCGCTTGAAGGCGGCATTCTTGCAGTTCTGCCG CAACGACCTCCTGGGCGCTCAGGCGCTTACCAACGAGCTCTTCCCGACCGGCGACGAGGCGGTGGAGAGCGGTGAGCTGGACGCCATGGTGATCCAGATGAACCTGGACCTGCTGGACGATTACCCGGCCTCAGACCCCCGCTGGGCTGAGTCCGTGCCTGACG AGAGCGCCGGGTTCCCACTGACGTCCCTCATCATCCTCCATCAGCTAGAAGATAAGATGAAGGCCCACAACTGCTTCATGGACTTCCTGCTGCGG gTGGGTCTCCTGGAGCGTCTCGGCCGCTTTCGGGTGCGCTCGTCCCCCATGGCCACGCGGCTGCTGCTGTGCGAGCACGCCGAGAAGCTGCAGGCGGCTATGGTGCTGAAGAaccagcacagcaagcacGGCGAGCTGGTCAACCGGGCCATCGCCGCGGCGCTGCACAGGAACGACGTCACCGTGCCGGCCAGCCTCACCGGAGCCGACGTCTTTTTTCGGGAG GTTTCGCAAATCTCCACCATCTTTGATTGTCTtctggaagaggaggagaggagctTGAGGGAGAAGCCGGTGGACTCGGTGCAATGGGCCGAGGTGGTTCTGACCGTCAACGTCATCATCAAG gataTGCTTCATGCTGCGGGTCAGTACAGAGAGAGCAAAGCGTCCATGTACCGAGCGTCTGAACGTGCCGACGTAGACGCCGAGTACGTCCCGTGGACGG CGCTGGGCGGGCCAGGAGGCGTCCGCACGGTCATCTCCCGCCAGCATGAGCTCATCCTGCACTCCATGTACCCCCACGCCGACTCGGAGCTGCGCGGCGTGCTGTGCGAGCAGCTGGTGGCGCTGTTGGACTTCTACCTGGGCGGCTACGTGGCCCAGCTCAACTCCCTGAAGCGGCAGCAGGGGCAGGAGCGCTACAACAGCCTGGAAATGGAGTACAGTCAGCGGCGATACGAGCTCCTGGCGCCACTTT TGGAGCTGGGTCAGTACCAGTGGGTGGCGGCGCTGGCCGAGAAGTACTGCGACTTTGACATCCTGGTCCAAATGTGCGAGCTGACTGACAACCAGAGCCGCCTGCAGCACTACATGAGCAAGTTCGCAGACCAG AACTTTGCCGATTTCCTGTTCCGCTGGTACATGGAGAAAGGCAAGCGAGGGAAGCTTCTGTCGCAGCCGGCCGCTCAGCACCAGCAGCTGGCCGGGTTCCTGCAAGCGCACCAGCACCTCAGCTGGCTGCTCGACATCCACGTGCAGCAATACCACACC GCCCACGAGACGCTGTACAAGCAGGCCAAGGCGGAGACGCGCTACTTTGCCAAGAAGAAGACTCTGCTGGCGCTCAGCAAACTAGCGGCGCTGGCGTCGCAGCTTCCCGAGGACCAGCTGGCCAAACAAGTcgacg AAATTGTGGAGCAGGAGCGCTTCTTGCTGCACCAGGAGACGCTGCCCAGGCAGCTTCTAGAGGACAAGCAGCAGAACCCCGACACCATGCCCCTACTCAGCGCTCACCAGCTGGTTCAG CTTTACATCTGCGACGACAACCGGAGGGCCAACGAGTACGACTTCAAAAAGGCTTTGGATCTCCTCCAGTACATCCACGAG CAGGAAGACGATATCAACATCCACTCGCTCAAGTGCCAAATTTTGGGAACCGTTCTCAGGAGAGACGA TTGGTCGTCTGTCGACGGCAACGACGACCCGCTGGAGGCCGCCAAGGACAGCGTCTTTGTCAAGATCCTCGGCATGCTCACGCAGGAAG GTGTCCGGCTGCAGACGTACCTGCCGGAGGTCAAGGAGCTGCTGGAGCTGGACGAGCTGAGCGCTCTCAGGTCCAAACCGTACTTTGAGTTTGTGTTGCGGGCAAATTACGAACATTACCTACAGGCGCAGATGTGA
- the nup133 gene encoding nuclear pore complex protein Nup133 isoform X3: MFSPRSGPSSARRQQNRTPARRTSSSLLLTPRRTPLSARATPSREQSHAAADGLNYDVQTFGSSLPVKVMEALTMLNGEERISVKVSESGWAWLVYGDRLIIWKVCQTAVAKLCVCKELQLPASQSDYTAERVAVTSSGPLDAAPVQAVSVLAVTAEGAARLWPSLSQEGNYAEADLDLGDLCAFVVAVNGGSFVVSSAKSRMLRVGCDGSRRLQYRALQQGQGVLSGIGRRVSSLFGILSPPTNDTLNGVLWVGATGRLYALSNSRLSKWEVDESWEQQTISWDIPQALNESIADAIWGSEGNYEEMRDGVNVTFLDVKLGQLGLVILAAAWHPSDTPCVAYFCLVTLQDLGAAISNQFTVEVTNYNPPFQSESELRSTRLLLPPSTGATAFLYNEELVFACSTGSGRAGPPDEKIPFNDSGDAIRGGGCCANLPVVFSQNSGLVAVVARESASILPETVEESLCSSLAAATPEVSMMEQPGRADPVAQEDKPKRLKAAFLQFCRNDLLGAQALTNELFPTGDEAVESGELDAMVIQMNLDLLDDYPASDPRWAESVPDESAGFPLTSLIILHQLEDKMKAHNCFMDFLLRVGLLERLGRFRVRSSPMATRLLLCEHAEKLQAAMVLKNQHSKHGELVNRAIAAALHRNDVTVPASLTGADVFFREVSQISTIFDCLLEEEERSLREKPVDSVQWAEVVLTVNVIIKDMLHAAGQYRESKASMYRASERADVDAEYVPWTALGGPGGVRTVISRQHELILHSMYPHADSELRGVLCEQLVALLDFYLGGYVAQLNSLKRQQGQERYNSLEMEYSQRRYELLAPLLELGQYQWVAALAEKYCDFDILVQMCELTDNQSRLQHYMSKFADQNFADFLFRWYMEKGKRGKLLSQPAAQHQQLAGFLQAHQHLSWLLDIHVQQYHTAHETLYKQAKAETRYFAKKKTLLALSKLAALASQLPEDQLAKQVDEIVEQERFLLHQETLPRQLLEDKQQNPDTMPLLSAHQLVQLYICDDNRRANEYDFKKALDLLQYIHEEDDINIHSLKCQILGTVLRRDDWSSVDGNDDPLEAAKDSVFVKILGMLTQEGVRLQTYLPEVKELLELDELSALRSKPYFEFVLRANYEHYLQAQM; this comes from the exons ATGTTTTCTCCGCGTTCCGGCCCGAGTTCGGCCCGCCGGCAGCAGAACAGAACCCCGGCCAGGAGAACGTCCAGCAGCCTGCTGCTCACCCCGCGGAGGACACCTCTGTCGGCGAG AGCAACCCCCAGTCGCGAGCAGAGCCATGCCGCCGCCGATGGCCTCAACTATGACGTGCAAACGTTCGGCTCTTCGCTTCCTGTCAAAGTGATGGAGGCACTGACCATGCTCAATG GCGAGGAGCGGATCTCGGTGAAGGTGAGCGAAAGCGGCTGGGCCTGGCTGGTTTACGGAGACAGACTCATCATCTGGAAGGTCTGCCAGACGGCCGTGGCCAAG CTGTGCGTGTGCAAAGAGCTGCAGCTGCCCGCAAGCCAATCCGACTACACGGCCGAGCGCGTGGCCGTGACGTCGTCCGGCCCGCTGGACGCTGCCCCCGTGCAGGCCGTATCCGTGCTGGCCGTGACGGCCGAGGGCGCGGCTCGCTTGTGGCCCAGCTTGTCGCAGGAGGGCAACTACGCCGAGGCCGACCTGGACCTGGGAGACTTGTGCGCCTTTGTGGTGGCGGTCAAT GGCGGCAGCTTTGTGGTGTCCTCGGCTAAGAGTCGCATGTTGCGGGTCGGGTGCGACGGTTCCCGAAGGCTTCAGTACCGAGCGCTGCAACAGGGCCAAGGCGTGTTGTCGGGCATCGGGCGCCGAGTGTCTAGCCTGTTCGGCATCCTGTCGCCGCCTACCAACGACACC ctAAACGGCGTGCTGTGGGTGGGCGCCACCGGCCGGCTGTATGCGCTGAGCAACTCCCGCCTCAGCAAGTGGGAAGTGGACGAGAGCTGGGAGCAACAGACGATCAGCTGGGACATCCCGCAAGCTCTGAACGAGAGCATCGCCGACGCCATTTGG GGCTCGGAGGGCAACTACGAGGAGATGCGAGACGGCGTCAATGTGACCTTTCTGGACGTGAAGCTCGGCCA GCTCGGGCTGGTGATCCTGGCCGCCGCCTGGCACCCGTCCGACACGCCCTGCGTGGCTTACTTCTGCCTGGTCACACTGCAGGACCTGGGCGCCGCCATCTCCAATCAGTTCACCGTGGAAGTCACCAACTATAATCCCCCCTTCCAG AGCGAGTCTGAGCTGCGCTCCACGCGACTCCTGTTGCCACCTTCTACCGGCGCCACCGCCTTCCTCTACAACGAGGAGCTCGTCTTCGCCTGCTCCACGGGAAGCGGCAGGGCGGGCCCCCCCGACGAGAAGATCCCCTTCAACGACTCCG GCGACGCCAtacgcggcggcggctgctgcGCCAACCTGCCCGTCGTCTTCTCCCAGAATAGCGGCCTGGTCGCCGTGGTGGCCCGGGAGAGCGCCTCTATCCTGCCCGAGACCGTGGAGGAATCGCTGTGTTCGTCTCTGGCGGCGGCGACGCCAGAA GTGTCCATGATGGAGCAGCCCGGTCGAGCTGATCCCGTCGCTCAAGAGGACAAACCCAAGCGCTTGAAGGCGGCATTCTTGCAGTTCTGCCG CAACGACCTCCTGGGCGCTCAGGCGCTTACCAACGAGCTCTTCCCGACCGGCGACGAGGCGGTGGAGAGCGGTGAGCTGGACGCCATGGTGATCCAGATGAACCTGGACCTGCTGGACGATTACCCGGCCTCAGACCCCCGCTGGGCTGAGTCCGTGCCTGACG AGAGCGCCGGGTTCCCACTGACGTCCCTCATCATCCTCCATCAGCTAGAAGATAAGATGAAGGCCCACAACTGCTTCATGGACTTCCTGCTGCGG gTGGGTCTCCTGGAGCGTCTCGGCCGCTTTCGGGTGCGCTCGTCCCCCATGGCCACGCGGCTGCTGCTGTGCGAGCACGCCGAGAAGCTGCAGGCGGCTATGGTGCTGAAGAaccagcacagcaagcacGGCGAGCTGGTCAACCGGGCCATCGCCGCGGCGCTGCACAGGAACGACGTCACCGTGCCGGCCAGCCTCACCGGAGCCGACGTCTTTTTTCGGGAG GTTTCGCAAATCTCCACCATCTTTGATTGTCTtctggaagaggaggagaggagctTGAGGGAGAAGCCGGTGGACTCGGTGCAATGGGCCGAGGTGGTTCTGACCGTCAACGTCATCATCAAG gataTGCTTCATGCTGCGGGTCAGTACAGAGAGAGCAAAGCGTCCATGTACCGAGCGTCTGAACGTGCCGACGTAGACGCCGAGTACGTCCCGTGGACGG CGCTGGGCGGGCCAGGAGGCGTCCGCACGGTCATCTCCCGCCAGCATGAGCTCATCCTGCACTCCATGTACCCCCACGCCGACTCGGAGCTGCGCGGCGTGCTGTGCGAGCAGCTGGTGGCGCTGTTGGACTTCTACCTGGGCGGCTACGTGGCCCAGCTCAACTCCCTGAAGCGGCAGCAGGGGCAGGAGCGCTACAACAGCCTGGAAATGGAGTACAGTCAGCGGCGATACGAGCTCCTGGCGCCACTTT TGGAGCTGGGTCAGTACCAGTGGGTGGCGGCGCTGGCCGAGAAGTACTGCGACTTTGACATCCTGGTCCAAATGTGCGAGCTGACTGACAACCAGAGCCGCCTGCAGCACTACATGAGCAAGTTCGCAGACCAG AACTTTGCCGATTTCCTGTTCCGCTGGTACATGGAGAAAGGCAAGCGAGGGAAGCTTCTGTCGCAGCCGGCCGCTCAGCACCAGCAGCTGGCCGGGTTCCTGCAAGCGCACCAGCACCTCAGCTGGCTGCTCGACATCCACGTGCAGCAATACCACACC GCCCACGAGACGCTGTACAAGCAGGCCAAGGCGGAGACGCGCTACTTTGCCAAGAAGAAGACTCTGCTGGCGCTCAGCAAACTAGCGGCGCTGGCGTCGCAGCTTCCCGAGGACCAGCTGGCCAAACAAGTcgacg AAATTGTGGAGCAGGAGCGCTTCTTGCTGCACCAGGAGACGCTGCCCAGGCAGCTTCTAGAGGACAAGCAGCAGAACCCCGACACCATGCCCCTACTCAGCGCTCACCAGCTGGTTCAG CTTTACATCTGCGACGACAACCGGAGGGCCAACGAGTACGACTTCAAAAAGGCTTTGGATCTCCTCCAGTACATCCACGAG GAAGACGATATCAACATCCACTCGCTCAAGTGCCAAATTTTGGGAACCGTTCTCAGGAGAGACGA TTGGTCGTCTGTCGACGGCAACGACGACCCGCTGGAGGCCGCCAAGGACAGCGTCTTTGTCAAGATCCTCGGCATGCTCACGCAGGAAG GTGTCCGGCTGCAGACGTACCTGCCGGAGGTCAAGGAGCTGCTGGAGCTGGACGAGCTGAGCGCTCTCAGGTCCAAACCGTACTTTGAGTTTGTGTTGCGGGCAAATTACGAACATTACCTACAGGCGCAGATGTGA
- the nup133 gene encoding nuclear pore complex protein Nup133 isoform X2: MFSPRSGPSSARRQQNRTPARRTSSSLLLTPRRTPLSARATPSREQSHAAADGLNYDVQTFGSSLPVKVMEALTMLNGEERISVKVSESGWAWLVYGDRLIIWKVCQTAVAKLCVCKELQLPASQSDYTAERVAVTSSGPLDAAPVQAVSVLAVTAEGAARLWPSLSQEGNYAEADLDLGDLCAFVVAVNGGSFVVSSAKSRMLRVGCDGSRRLQYRALQQGQGVLSGIGRRVSSLFGILSPPTNDTLNGVLWVGATGRLYALSNSRLSKWEVDESWEQQTISWDIPQALNESIADAIWGSEGNYEEMRDGVNVTFLDVKLGQLGLVILAAAWHPSDTPCVAYFCLVTLQDLGAAISNQFTVEVTNYNPPFQSESELRSTRLLLPPSTGATAFLYNEELVFACSTGSGRAGPPDEKIPFNDSGDAIRGGGCCANLPVVFSQNSGLVAVVARESASILPETVEESLCSSLAAATPEVSMMEQPGRADPVAQEDKPKRLKAAFLQFCRNDLLGAQALTNELFPTGDEAVESGELDAMVIQMNLDLLDDYPASDPRWAESVPDESAGFPLTSLIILHQLEDKMKAHNCFMDFLLRVGLLERLGRFRVRSSPMATRLLLCEHAEKLQAAMVLKNQHSKHGELVNRAIAAALHRNDVTVPASLTGADVFFREVSQISTIFDCLLEEEERSLREKPVDSVQWAEVVLTVNVIIKDMLHAAGQYRESKASMYRASERADVDAEYVPWTALGGPGGVRTVISRQHELILHSMYPHADSELRGVLCEQLVALLDFYLGGYVAQLNSLKRQQGQERYNSLEMEYSQRRYELLAPLLELGQYQWVAALAEKYCDFDILVQMCELTDNQSRLQHYMSKFADQNFADFLFRWYMEKGKRGKLLSQPAAQHQQLAGFLQAHQHLSWLLDIHVQQYHTAHETLYKQAKAETRYFAKKKTLLALSKLAALASQLPEDQLAKQVDEIVEQERFLLHQETLPRQLLEDKQQNPDTMPLLSAHQLVQLYICDDNRRANEYDFKKALDLLQYIHEQEDDINIHSLKCQILGTVLRRDDWSSVDGNDDPLEAAKDSVFVKILGMLTQEGVRLQTYLPEVKELLELDELSALRSKPYFEFVLRANYEHYLQAQM, encoded by the exons ATGTTTTCTCCGCGTTCCGGCCCGAGTTCGGCCCGCCGGCAGCAGAACAGAACCCCGGCCAGGAGAACGTCCAGCAGCCTGCTGCTCACCCCGCGGAGGACACCTCTGTCGGCGAG AGCAACCCCCAGTCGCGAGCAGAGCCATGCCGCCGCCGATGGCCTCAACTATGACGTGCAAACGTTCGGCTCTTCGCTTCCTGTCAAAGTGATGGAGGCACTGACCATGCTCAATG GCGAGGAGCGGATCTCGGTGAAGGTGAGCGAAAGCGGCTGGGCCTGGCTGGTTTACGGAGACAGACTCATCATCTGGAAGGTCTGCCAGACGGCCGTGGCCAAG CTGTGCGTGTGCAAAGAGCTGCAGCTGCCCGCAAGCCAATCCGACTACACGGCCGAGCGCGTGGCCGTGACGTCGTCCGGCCCGCTGGACGCTGCCCCCGTGCAGGCCGTATCCGTGCTGGCCGTGACGGCCGAGGGCGCGGCTCGCTTGTGGCCCAGCTTGTCGCAGGAGGGCAACTACGCCGAGGCCGACCTGGACCTGGGAGACTTGTGCGCCTTTGTGGTGGCGGTCAAT GGCGGCAGCTTTGTGGTGTCCTCGGCTAAGAGTCGCATGTTGCGGGTCGGGTGCGACGGTTCCCGAAGGCTTCAGTACCGAGCGCTGCAACAGGGCCAAGGCGTGTTGTCGGGCATCGGGCGCCGAGTGTCTAGCCTGTTCGGCATCCTGTCGCCGCCTACCAACGACACC ctAAACGGCGTGCTGTGGGTGGGCGCCACCGGCCGGCTGTATGCGCTGAGCAACTCCCGCCTCAGCAAGTGGGAAGTGGACGAGAGCTGGGAGCAACAGACGATCAGCTGGGACATCCCGCAAGCTCTGAACGAGAGCATCGCCGACGCCATTTGG GGCTCGGAGGGCAACTACGAGGAGATGCGAGACGGCGTCAATGTGACCTTTCTGGACGTGAAGCTCGGCCA GCTCGGGCTGGTGATCCTGGCCGCCGCCTGGCACCCGTCCGACACGCCCTGCGTGGCTTACTTCTGCCTGGTCACACTGCAGGACCTGGGCGCCGCCATCTCCAATCAGTTCACCGTGGAAGTCACCAACTATAATCCCCCCTTCCAG AGCGAGTCTGAGCTGCGCTCCACGCGACTCCTGTTGCCACCTTCTACCGGCGCCACCGCCTTCCTCTACAACGAGGAGCTCGTCTTCGCCTGCTCCACGGGAAGCGGCAGGGCGGGCCCCCCCGACGAGAAGATCCCCTTCAACGACTCCG GCGACGCCAtacgcggcggcggctgctgcGCCAACCTGCCCGTCGTCTTCTCCCAGAATAGCGGCCTGGTCGCCGTGGTGGCCCGGGAGAGCGCCTCTATCCTGCCCGAGACCGTGGAGGAATCGCTGTGTTCGTCTCTGGCGGCGGCGACGCCAGAA GTGTCCATGATGGAGCAGCCCGGTCGAGCTGATCCCGTCGCTCAAGAGGACAAACCCAAGCGCTTGAAGGCGGCATTCTTGCAGTTCTGCCG CAACGACCTCCTGGGCGCTCAGGCGCTTACCAACGAGCTCTTCCCGACCGGCGACGAGGCGGTGGAGAGCGGTGAGCTGGACGCCATGGTGATCCAGATGAACCTGGACCTGCTGGACGATTACCCGGCCTCAGACCCCCGCTGGGCTGAGTCCGTGCCTGACG AGAGCGCCGGGTTCCCACTGACGTCCCTCATCATCCTCCATCAGCTAGAAGATAAGATGAAGGCCCACAACTGCTTCATGGACTTCCTGCTGCGG gTGGGTCTCCTGGAGCGTCTCGGCCGCTTTCGGGTGCGCTCGTCCCCCATGGCCACGCGGCTGCTGCTGTGCGAGCACGCCGAGAAGCTGCAGGCGGCTATGGTGCTGAAGAaccagcacagcaagcacGGCGAGCTGGTCAACCGGGCCATCGCCGCGGCGCTGCACAGGAACGACGTCACCGTGCCGGCCAGCCTCACCGGAGCCGACGTCTTTTTTCGGGAG GTTTCGCAAATCTCCACCATCTTTGATTGTCTtctggaagaggaggagaggagctTGAGGGAGAAGCCGGTGGACTCGGTGCAATGGGCCGAGGTGGTTCTGACCGTCAACGTCATCATCAAG gataTGCTTCATGCTGCGGGTCAGTACAGAGAGAGCAAAGCGTCCATGTACCGAGCGTCTGAACGTGCCGACGTAGACGCCGAGTACGTCCCGTGGACGG CGCTGGGCGGGCCAGGAGGCGTCCGCACGGTCATCTCCCGCCAGCATGAGCTCATCCTGCACTCCATGTACCCCCACGCCGACTCGGAGCTGCGCGGCGTGCTGTGCGAGCAGCTGGTGGCGCTGTTGGACTTCTACCTGGGCGGCTACGTGGCCCAGCTCAACTCCCTGAAGCGGCAGCAGGGGCAGGAGCGCTACAACAGCCTGGAAATGGAGTACAGTCAGCGGCGATACGAGCTCCTGGCGCCACTTT TGGAGCTGGGTCAGTACCAGTGGGTGGCGGCGCTGGCCGAGAAGTACTGCGACTTTGACATCCTGGTCCAAATGTGCGAGCTGACTGACAACCAGAGCCGCCTGCAGCACTACATGAGCAAGTTCGCAGACCAG AACTTTGCCGATTTCCTGTTCCGCTGGTACATGGAGAAAGGCAAGCGAGGGAAGCTTCTGTCGCAGCCGGCCGCTCAGCACCAGCAGCTGGCCGGGTTCCTGCAAGCGCACCAGCACCTCAGCTGGCTGCTCGACATCCACGTGCAGCAATACCACACC GCCCACGAGACGCTGTACAAGCAGGCCAAGGCGGAGACGCGCTACTTTGCCAAGAAGAAGACTCTGCTGGCGCTCAGCAAACTAGCGGCGCTGGCGTCGCAGCTTCCCGAGGACCAGCTGGCCAAACAAGTcgacg AAATTGTGGAGCAGGAGCGCTTCTTGCTGCACCAGGAGACGCTGCCCAGGCAGCTTCTAGAGGACAAGCAGCAGAACCCCGACACCATGCCCCTACTCAGCGCTCACCAGCTGGTTCAG CTTTACATCTGCGACGACAACCGGAGGGCCAACGAGTACGACTTCAAAAAGGCTTTGGATCTCCTCCAGTACATCCACGAG CAGGAAGACGATATCAACATCCACTCGCTCAAGTGCCAAATTTTGGGAACCGTTCTCAGGAGAGACGA TTGGTCGTCTGTCGACGGCAACGACGACCCGCTGGAGGCCGCCAAGGACAGCGTCTTTGTCAAGATCCTCGGCATGCTCACGCAGGAAG GTGTCCGGCTGCAGACGTACCTGCCGGAGGTCAAGGAGCTGCTGGAGCTGGACGAGCTGAGCGCTCTCAGGTCCAAACCGTACTTTGAGTTTGTGTTGCGGGCAAATTACGAACATTACCTACAGGCGCAGATG TGA